In a genomic window of Gossypium arboreum isolate Shixiya-1 chromosome 7, ASM2569848v2, whole genome shotgun sequence:
- the LOC108470737 gene encoding protein tesmin/TSO1-like CXC 5, with protein sequence MGKEEGGEIPPKMVQSDTADFPSKKLARQLDFTVGFGGVSSGSVNLPEHPQSTQRIGVASPSASVTVQQQQIKPPTEVAAAVPVVAAQHPPLTTASTRVVKPESPKAKPRPNELKDGTPKKQKQCNCKHSRCLKLYCECFASGTYCDGCNCVNCYNNVENEAARRDAIEATLERNPNAFRPKIASSPHGAGDSREEAGEVLMLAKHNKGCHCKKSGCLKKYCECFQANILCSENCKCMDCKNFEGSEERQALFHGDHANNMAYIQQAANAAITGAIGSSGYASTPVSKKRKGQELFFGSTAKDPSVHRLGNFPQPHHIRASAPASSLSSVPASRAGTTAAVGPSKFTYRSLLADIIQKQDLKELCSVLVVLSGEVDKTLSDQIILTDKRAEDHAETSIASSTQDRLQNQKDSDAEKTTADDCSSANQADKAGPEESSSDGADMPKGRPMSPGTLALMCDEQDTMFMASASPNRIMGHGCSTSSQLPYEQGMTEIYAEQERIVLTKFRDCLNRLITFGEIKETQCSSLARTEIGSQRGHPSNGTETVRNETGNQQGSITNGVAKNASPPTVKTSPMTASVITASNNDLSRGPSHPENGDAKSKSEKTDVKTINDADNRPKV encoded by the exons ATGGGGAAAGAAGAAGGAGGTGAAATCCCGCCAAAAATGGTGCAATCTGATACGGCGGATTTTCCTTCGAAGAAGCTAGCGAGGCAGCTCGATTTCACGGTCGGTTTTGGCGGGGTTTCTTCTGGAAGTGTTAATTTGCCGGAGCACCCGCAATCTACACAAAGGATAGGTGTGGCTTCGCCTTCGGCTTCAGTTACTGTGCAACAGCAACAGATAAAGCCGCCGACGGAGGTGGCTGCGGCTGTCCCTGTTGTCGCCGCGCAACATCCTCCTCTTACTACTGCTTCGACCAGAGTTGT AAAACCGGAATCCCCCAAAGCAAAACCAAGACCAAATGAACTAAAAGATGGCACTCCAAAGAAGCAGAAGCAATGTAATTGTAAACATTCTCGGTGTCTGAAACT GTACTGTGAGTGCTTTGCATCTGGCACATATTGTGATGGGTGCAACTGTGTTAATTGTTATAACAATGTTGAGAATGAAGCTGCTAGACGAGATGCTATTGAAGCGACTTTGGAGCGTAATCCAAATGCATTCAGACCAAAAATTGCTAGCAGCCCACATGGTGCAGGGGATAGCAGG gaAGAGGCTGGGGAAGTCTTAATGTTGGCAAAGCACAACAAAGGATGCCATTGTAAGAAATCTGGGTGCCTTAAAAAGTACTGCGAGTGTTTCCAAGCTAACATTCTTTGCTCCGAAAACTGCAAATGCATGGACTGCAAAAATTTTGAAGGAAGTGAAGAGAGACAGGCTCTATTTCACGGTGACCATGCCAACAATATGGCATATATTCAACAGGCAGCAAATGCTGCCATAACTGGAGCTATTGGGTCCTCTGGTTATGCATCCACTCCAGTGTCTAAGAAGAGAAAAGGTCAGGAACTGTTCTTTGGGTCAACTGCCAAGGATCCATCTGTTCACCGGCTTGGAAACTTTCCACAG CCTCATCATATCAGAGCTTCTGCACCTGCCTCCTCCCTGTCTTCTGTACCAGCTTCTCGTGCTGGTACAACTGCTGCAGTAGGCCCTTCGAAATTCACATATAG GTCTCTGTTAGCAGACATCATTCAGAAGCAGGACTTGAAGGAGCTTTGCTCTGTTTTGGTAGTCCTATCTGGAGAAGTTGACAAGACACTTTCAG ATCAGATAATTTTGACGGATAAACGGGCAGAAGATCATGCAGAAACTTCCATTGCTTCATCCACTCAAGACAGGCTGCAAAACCAGAAGGATTCTGATGCTGAGAAAACCACGGCTGATGATTGTTCAAGTGCTAACCAGGCTGATAAAGCTGGCCCTGAAGAATCCAGCTCGGATGGTGCTGATATGCCAAAGGGAAGACCTATGTCTCCAGGAACTTTGGCATTAATGTGTGACGAACAAGATACAATGTTCATGGCCTCTGCTTCTCCTAATAGGATCATGGGCCATGGTTGCAGCACATCTTCACAATTGCCTTATGAACAGGGCATGACCGAGATCTATGCAGAGCAGGAAAGAATTGTTTTGACGAAATTCCGAGATTGTCTCAATAGGCTTATCACTTTCGGAGAAATAAAGG AAACGCAATGTTCATCATTAGCACGAACGGAGATAGGTAGTCAAAGAGGTCACCCCAGCAATGGAACTGAAACAGTCAGAAACGAGACTGGGAATCAACAAGGATCCATTACCAATGGAGTTGCAAAAAATGCAAGTCCACCGACAGTCAAGACATCTCCGATGACTGCTTCAGTGATCACCGCCAGTAACAATGATCTCTCTAGAGGTCCATCTCATCCTGAAAATGGGGATGCTAAATCAAAATCTGAGAAAACAGATGTAAAGACCATAAATGATGCTGACAATCGACCCAAGGTATGA
- the LOC108486224 gene encoding peroxisomal fatty acid beta-oxidation multifunctional protein AIM1-like isoform X2 — translation MSCHARIATPKAQLALPELSLGLIPGLGGTQRLPRIVGLSKAIEMLMSSKPILSEGGKKLCLIDAIAPSQELLKISRKWALDIAERRKPWVKSLQRTDKIGSLSEAQEVLRFARHQAKRTAPNSSLHQACLDVIEEGILHGGYKGLLKEDKVFRETVLSDNSKGLVHLFFAQRATSKVPKVTDVGLKPRQIKKVGVIGGGLMGCGIATALIVSNICVLLKELNSDYLLKGIERIQANVRGLVTRGKLTKDKADKALSILKGVLDYSEFKDVDMVIEAVIENVGLKQKIFSEIEKACPPHCILATNTSTIDLNLIADKLNPQDRVIGAHFFSPAHVMPLLEIVRTQKTSPQVILDLMTIGKVINKVPVVVGNCTGFAVNRTFFPYTQGAHLLVNLGVDLFRIEGVISNFGLPMGPFQLQDVSGYGVFLAVWKEFAKAFPDRVFMSPLIELLMKNGRNGKINGKGYYIYEKGSKPKPDPSILPIIEESRQQTKLMPAGKLITITDKEILEMVLFPVVNEACRVLDEGVVVRASDLDTTSVLGMSFPSHRGGIVFWADTVGANHVYKSLKKWSEAYGSFYKPSKYLEERAIKGIPLSAAATSSPSSKSRL, via the exons Atg AGTTGCCATGCACGTATTGCTACTCCTAAAGCTCAACTTGCCTTGCCTGAATTGTCGCTTGGACTGATTCCTGGGCTTGGAG GCACACAACGTCTCCCAAGGATTGTTGGGCTGTCAAAGGCTATTGAAATGTTGATG TCATCGAAACCAATCCTGTCTGAAGGAGGAAAGAAACTGTGTCTTATTGATGCTATTGCTCCTTCACAAGAGTTGCTCAAAATTTCTCGCAAATGGGCTTTGGACATTGCAGAGAGACGTAAACCATGGGTGAAATCCCTTCAAAGGACAGACAAGATTGGATCCCTATCTGAAGCACAAGAGGTGTTAAGATTTGCTAGACATCAAGCCAAAAGGACTGCCCCAAATTCATCTCTGCATCAAGCATGCCTAGATGTAATTGAGGAAGGGATTCTCCATGGAGGATATAAAGGACTTTTAAAG GAGGACAAGGTTTTTAGGGAGACAGTCCTTTCAGACAATTCAAAAGGCCTTGTTCATCTGTTCTTTGCCCAGCGTGCTACTTCAAAG gTGCCAAAGGTTACTGATGTTGGTCTAAAACCTAGGCAAATAAAGAAAGTTGGTGTTATTGGTGGAGGCCTAATGGGTTGTGGGATAGCCACGGCTCTTATTGTCAGCAATATATGTGTCCTTCTCAAGGAACTAAACTCTGATTATCTCCTTAAGGGAATAGAGAGGATTCAAG CAAATGTTCGAGGTTTAGTTACAAGAGGAAAATTAACAAAGGATAAAGCGGACAAAGCTCTCTCAATCCTTAAAGGAGTATTAGATTACTCTGAATTTAAAGATGTAGATATGGTCATAGAG GCTGTGATTGAAAATGTTGGTTTAAAGCAAAAAATATTTAGTGAGATAGAGAAAGCATGCCCTCCTCACTGTATTTTGGCCACAAACACATCCACTATTGACCTCAATCTAATTGCAGACAAATTAAACCCACAAGATCGTGTTATAGGAGCTCATTTTTTCAG CCCTGCACATGTGATGCCTCTCTTGGAGATTGTAAGAACACAAAAAACTTCCCCACAAGTTATTCTTGATCTTATGACAATTGGGAAAGTGATAAACAAAGTTCCCGTCGTGGTCGGTAACTGCACCGGTTTTGCTGTCAACCGGACATTCTTCCCCTACACGCAAGGTGCACATTTATTGGTCAATTTAGGTGTCGACTTGTTCAGAATCGAAGGGGTGATCAGCAACTTTGGCCTTCCTATGGGTCCTTTCCA GCTTCAAGATGTATCTGGTTACGGAGTTTTCTTAGCAGTTTGGAAAGAATTTGCAAAGGCATTTCCAGATCGAGTATTCATGTCTCCATTGATTgagcttttgatgaaaaatggacgaaatg GGAAAATCAATGGGAAAGGATACTATATTTATGAGAAAGGAAGCAAGCCAAAACCTGATCCTTCTATATTACCTATTATTGAGGAGAGTCGACAGCAAACCAAGCTTATGCCTGCTGGAAAG CTTATAACAATTACTGATAAAGAAATCCTAGAGATGGTGCTGTTCCCAGTAGTTAATGAGGCATGTCGAGTTCTGGATGAAGGAGTAGTGGTTCGAGCATCAGACCTTGATACTACATCTGTTCTTGGAATGAGCTTCCCATCTCACCG TGGTGGAATAGTGTTTTGGGCAGATACAGTTGGAGCAAATCACGTATATAAAAGTCTAAAAAAATGGTCAGAGGCGTACGGTAGCTTCTATAAACCATCAAAGTATTTGGAAGAGAGAGCCATTAAAGGCATCCCATTG AGTGCAGCAGCAACTTCATCTCCATCATCAAAGTCAAGGCTTTGA
- the LOC108486224 gene encoding peroxisomal fatty acid beta-oxidation multifunctional protein AIM1-like isoform X1, whose translation MSQIRVMMEVGDDSVAVITIFNPPLNTMAVSIIAGLMEKFDEVSRRNDVKAAVLTGSGGKFCGGLDLNVIQKVHLTGDVSLVPQASVDLALTAIEDCNKPIVAAIEGLALGGGLELAMSCHARIATPKAQLALPELSLGLIPGLGGTQRLPRIVGLSKAIEMLMSSKPILSEGGKKLCLIDAIAPSQELLKISRKWALDIAERRKPWVKSLQRTDKIGSLSEAQEVLRFARHQAKRTAPNSSLHQACLDVIEEGILHGGYKGLLKEDKVFRETVLSDNSKGLVHLFFAQRATSKVPKVTDVGLKPRQIKKVGVIGGGLMGCGIATALIVSNICVLLKELNSDYLLKGIERIQANVRGLVTRGKLTKDKADKALSILKGVLDYSEFKDVDMVIEAVIENVGLKQKIFSEIEKACPPHCILATNTSTIDLNLIADKLNPQDRVIGAHFFSPAHVMPLLEIVRTQKTSPQVILDLMTIGKVINKVPVVVGNCTGFAVNRTFFPYTQGAHLLVNLGVDLFRIEGVISNFGLPMGPFQLQDVSGYGVFLAVWKEFAKAFPDRVFMSPLIELLMKNGRNGKINGKGYYIYEKGSKPKPDPSILPIIEESRQQTKLMPAGKLITITDKEILEMVLFPVVNEACRVLDEGVVVRASDLDTTSVLGMSFPSHRGGIVFWADTVGANHVYKSLKKWSEAYGSFYKPSKYLEERAIKGIPLSAAATSSPSSKSRL comes from the exons ATGTCGCAAATACGAGTGATGATGGAGGTCGGAGACGACAGCGTTGCGGTTATCACCATCTTCAATCCTCCCCTGAACACCATGGCTGTTTCAA TAATTGCGGGATTGATGGAGAAATTTGACGAGGTTTCGCGGAGAAACGATGTTAAAGCTGCTGTTTTAACCG gcagTGGAGGAAAGTTTTGTGGTGGTTTGGATCTCAATGTTATTCAGAAAGTTCACTTAACCG GTGATGTATCTTTGGTGCCTCAAGCATCCGTTGATCTTGCTCTTACTGCTATCGAAG ATTGCAATAAGCCTATTGTGGCAGCTATTGAAGGATTAGCTCTTGGAGGTGGCTTAGAATTGGCGAtg AGTTGCCATGCACGTATTGCTACTCCTAAAGCTCAACTTGCCTTGCCTGAATTGTCGCTTGGACTGATTCCTGGGCTTGGAG GCACACAACGTCTCCCAAGGATTGTTGGGCTGTCAAAGGCTATTGAAATGTTGATG TCATCGAAACCAATCCTGTCTGAAGGAGGAAAGAAACTGTGTCTTATTGATGCTATTGCTCCTTCACAAGAGTTGCTCAAAATTTCTCGCAAATGGGCTTTGGACATTGCAGAGAGACGTAAACCATGGGTGAAATCCCTTCAAAGGACAGACAAGATTGGATCCCTATCTGAAGCACAAGAGGTGTTAAGATTTGCTAGACATCAAGCCAAAAGGACTGCCCCAAATTCATCTCTGCATCAAGCATGCCTAGATGTAATTGAGGAAGGGATTCTCCATGGAGGATATAAAGGACTTTTAAAG GAGGACAAGGTTTTTAGGGAGACAGTCCTTTCAGACAATTCAAAAGGCCTTGTTCATCTGTTCTTTGCCCAGCGTGCTACTTCAAAG gTGCCAAAGGTTACTGATGTTGGTCTAAAACCTAGGCAAATAAAGAAAGTTGGTGTTATTGGTGGAGGCCTAATGGGTTGTGGGATAGCCACGGCTCTTATTGTCAGCAATATATGTGTCCTTCTCAAGGAACTAAACTCTGATTATCTCCTTAAGGGAATAGAGAGGATTCAAG CAAATGTTCGAGGTTTAGTTACAAGAGGAAAATTAACAAAGGATAAAGCGGACAAAGCTCTCTCAATCCTTAAAGGAGTATTAGATTACTCTGAATTTAAAGATGTAGATATGGTCATAGAG GCTGTGATTGAAAATGTTGGTTTAAAGCAAAAAATATTTAGTGAGATAGAGAAAGCATGCCCTCCTCACTGTATTTTGGCCACAAACACATCCACTATTGACCTCAATCTAATTGCAGACAAATTAAACCCACAAGATCGTGTTATAGGAGCTCATTTTTTCAG CCCTGCACATGTGATGCCTCTCTTGGAGATTGTAAGAACACAAAAAACTTCCCCACAAGTTATTCTTGATCTTATGACAATTGGGAAAGTGATAAACAAAGTTCCCGTCGTGGTCGGTAACTGCACCGGTTTTGCTGTCAACCGGACATTCTTCCCCTACACGCAAGGTGCACATTTATTGGTCAATTTAGGTGTCGACTTGTTCAGAATCGAAGGGGTGATCAGCAACTTTGGCCTTCCTATGGGTCCTTTCCA GCTTCAAGATGTATCTGGTTACGGAGTTTTCTTAGCAGTTTGGAAAGAATTTGCAAAGGCATTTCCAGATCGAGTATTCATGTCTCCATTGATTgagcttttgatgaaaaatggacgaaatg GGAAAATCAATGGGAAAGGATACTATATTTATGAGAAAGGAAGCAAGCCAAAACCTGATCCTTCTATATTACCTATTATTGAGGAGAGTCGACAGCAAACCAAGCTTATGCCTGCTGGAAAG CTTATAACAATTACTGATAAAGAAATCCTAGAGATGGTGCTGTTCCCAGTAGTTAATGAGGCATGTCGAGTTCTGGATGAAGGAGTAGTGGTTCGAGCATCAGACCTTGATACTACATCTGTTCTTGGAATGAGCTTCCCATCTCACCG TGGTGGAATAGTGTTTTGGGCAGATACAGTTGGAGCAAATCACGTATATAAAAGTCTAAAAAAATGGTCAGAGGCGTACGGTAGCTTCTATAAACCATCAAAGTATTTGGAAGAGAGAGCCATTAAAGGCATCCCATTG AGTGCAGCAGCAACTTCATCTCCATCATCAAAGTCAAGGCTTTGA
- the LOC108483339 gene encoding uncharacterized protein LOC108483339 produces the protein MASSWKAMSRLTTRLQSSTSKLNKSSFTVLQSTSHSSATRIYRISRLPLELSSVGSMMPLHNAIASARLISSLASESQTWSLVPQGISLPL, from the exons ATGGCGTCCTCTTGGAAGGCAATGTCTAGGTTAACGACTCGGTTACAGTCTTCAACTAGTAAGCTCAATAAGTCTTCATTCACTGTTCTTCAGTCCACATCTCATTCTTCAGCTACACGCATTTATCGCATCTCAAG GCTTCCATTGGAGCTGAGTAGTGTGGGATCGATGATGCCGCTTCACAATGCTATAGCTTCGGCGCGATTGATATCGAGCTTGGCTTCTGAGTCTCAAACTTGGAGTTTAGTTCCTCAAG GTATTTCATTGCCTTTATGA
- the LOC108486282 gene encoding cell division control protein 48 homolog B, whose protein sequence is MATVSNSNSSSSSSSIVNGGISIVSDSQWKAEEAVGGNAKALQALRELIVFPLIYSREAQKLGLKWPRGLLLYGPPGTGKTSLVRAIVRESGAHLIVLSPHSVHRAHAGESERILREAFSEASSHASSGKPSVIFIDEIDALCPRRDSRREQDVRLASQLLTLMDSNKPSATSVPRAVVVASTNRVDAIDPALRRSGRFDDEVEVTTPNEEERFQILKLYTKKVPLDPSVDLQVVAASCNGYVGADLEALCREATMSAVKRSTDAGEVPSVVSLTMDDWKLAKSVVGPSITRGVTVDIPKVSWDDIGGLKDLKKKLQQAVEWPIKHSAAFARLGISPIRGVLLHGPPGCSKTTLAKAAAHAAQASFFSLSGAELYSMYVGEGEALLRNTFRRARLAAPSIIFFDEADVVAAKRGGSSRNSTTVGERLLSTLLTEMDGLEQAKGILVLAATNRPYAIDPALMRPGRFDLVLYVPPPDMEARYEILRVHTRNMKIGDDVDLRRIAEDTELFTGAELEGLCREAGIVALRENISATLVSNRHFGTVKSSLKPALTRDEIETYSSFMKNQGSMLSPSGATELKLSTRQKAIIQKGRSSLSKAFPIKISVLGVILLIAGTYIFMHNEQTSYESVVT, encoded by the exons ATGGCTACTGTTAGTAACAGCaatagcagcagcagcagcagcagcatcGTTAATGGCGGGATAAGTATCGTAAGTGATAGTCAATGGAAAGCTGAGGAAGCAGTTGGTGGGAATGCCAAGGCTCTCCAAGCCTTGAGAGAACTTATCGTTTTCCCTCTTATCTACTCTCGTGAAGCCCAGAAACTTGGTCTCAAA TGGCCTCGTGGTTTGCTCCTATATGGTCCCCCAGGCACTGGGAAG ACAAGCTTGGTACGTGCAATCGTTCGGGAATCCGGTGCCCATTTAATAGTTCTCAG TCCACACTCTGTTCACAGAGCACATGCTGGAGAAAGTGAGAGAATTTTGCGGGAAGCATTTTCAGAGGCATCATCTCATGCGAGTTCAGGCAAACCATCAGTTATTTTCATTGATGAAATAGATGCGCTTTGCCCTCGTCGTGATTCAAG ACGTGAGCAGGATGTTCGGCTAGCTTCTCAACTCCTTACATTGATGGACTCCAATAAACCCTCAGCAACTTCTGTACCACGAGCCGTTGTGGTTGCATCAACTAATAG AGTGGATGCAATTGACCCAGCTCTAAGAAGGTCAGGGCGTTTCGATGATGAAGTTGAAGTTACCACGCCTAACGAAGAAGAAAGGTTTCAAATTCTCAAG CTTTATACAAAGAAGGTTCCTTTGGATCCCAGTGTTGACTTACAAGTTGTAGCTGCATCTTGCAATGGATATGTTGGAGCTGATTTGGAAGCTTTATGTCGTGAGGCAACCATGTCCGCAGTTAAAAGGTCTACAGATGCAGGTGAAGTTCCAAGTGTCGTTAGCCTAACAATGGACGACTGGAAGCTTGCTAAGTCTGTTGTTGGCCCAAGCATAACAAGAGGAGTAACTGTGGATATTCCGAAGGTGTCTTGGGATGATATTGGTGGACTCAAAGATCTGAAG AAAAAGCTCCAGCAAGCTGTTGAGTGGCCTATCAAACATTCAGCTGCATTTGCAAGGCTTGGGATATCTCCTATTCGTGGAGTTCTTCTGCATGGACCTCCTGGATGCTCAAAAACAACTCTTGCTAAAGCTGCTGCTCATGCTGCCCAAGCTTCTTTTTTCTCTTTGAG TGGTGCAGAGCTATACTCGATGTATGTTGGAGAGGGTGAAGCTTTGTTGCGAAATACATTTCGTAGAGCGCGTCTTGCAGCACCAAGCATAATTTTCTTTGATGAAGCTGATGTTGTTGCTGCTAAACG GGGTGGGAGTTCGAGGAACAGTACTACTGTTGGAGAGAGGCTTCTATCCACTTTACTGACTGAAATGGATGGTTTAGAACAGGCAAAA GGGATTCTCGTTTTAGCTGCTACCAATCGACCTTATGCAATCGATCCTGCGCTTATGCGGCCTGGaagatttgatttg GTGCTCTATGTACCGCCACCTGATATGGAAGCTAGGTATGAGATCCTTCGCGTGCATACACGGAACATGAAAATCGGGGATGATGTTGATCTAAGAAGAATAGCAGAAGATACAGAGCTGTTCACGGGAGCCGAATTGGAAGGTTTGTGCAGGGAAGCCGGGATAGTAGCCCTGAGGGAAAACATATCCGCCACCTTAGTCAGCAATCGACATTTTGGAACAGTGAAGTCGTCCCTAAAACCAGCACTAACAAGAGATGAAATTgaaacttattcatcatttatgAAGAACCAAGGTTCAATGTTGTCCCCTTCCGGTGCCACCGAGTTGAAACTGAGTACCCGACaaaaagccataatacaaaaagGTAGAAGTTCATTGAGTAAAGCATTTCCAATTAAAATAAGTGTTTTGGGTGTCATATTGCTTATTGCTGGTACATATATATTCATGCATAATGAACAAACATCATATGAATCAGTGGTTACATAA
- the LOC108453693 gene encoding proteinaceous RNase P 1, chloroplastic/mitochondrial-like: MASFTFTTMQQQPTHYYFLSITLCKYPSSASSTYFLYPSPPKHQIPQLFIHRTRHASVRHHFNAKLSTKHYEKKARKETGTGSSSSSRSSNGGTERNKLENLFSSVLEEKAEKKRYVKDKKKMGFDSSSLKSSKTMENNSVVGKKSKKDKANSPVVHLRVQLDMCSKRGDVMGAIQLYDKAIKEGITMGQYHYAVLLYLCSSAAMGIVQPAKSGSGNRPVLNNGKLVDFDNSLANGSTKPYYLEDDEIWVSEDVKKHALVKGFEIYETMCSNNVPMNEATLTSVARMAMSMGDGDMAFDMVKQMKPLGINPRLRSYGPALSVFCSTGDVNKAFEVEKHMLEHGVQPEEPELEALLRVSVEAGKGDKVYYLLHKLRTSVRKISPSTADIIVRWFESKAASRVGKRRIDQKLIKEAIENAGGGWHGQGWLGKGKWSISYTVVGDDALCKCCGDKLALIDLDPIETEKFAESVASIAIKREKNFSFQKFQKWLDYYGPFEAVVDAANVGLFSQKRFMPSKVNAVVNAIRQKLPSRRWPLIVLHNKRITGRKMDEPVNKALIEKWKNADALYSTPTGSNDDWYWLYAAIKFKCLIVTNDEMRDHTFQLLGNEFFPKWKERHQVHFSFSNTSPVFYMPPPCSVVIQESEKGHWHIPIASELDYDSERTWLCIRRANSHAVKEDSVAITEDSQSLNRNKEHTKSTTQTVVNSNFLPLNNGNYDKPRKLAEEMYKNITSISFASVSSDQHTVLSEIETAEMLGNCVIDFQI; this comes from the exons ATGGCCTCCTTTACTTTCACCACTATGCAACAACAGCCAACACACTACTACTTCCTTTCCATCACTCTCTGTAAGTACCCGTCATCAGCATCTTCCACTTATTTTCTTTACCCTTCACCTCCAAAACACCAAATCCCTCAACTTTTTATACATAGAACAAGACATGCTAGCGTTAGACACCATTTCAATGCAAAGCTATCCACAAAACACTACGAAAAAAAGGCTAGGAAAGAAACTGGTACTGGGTCTAGTTCTTCTTCAAGGTCTAGCAATGGTGGAACTGAAAGGAACAAGTTAGAGAACCTTTTTAGTTCTGTTTTGGAAGAGAAAGCTGAAAAGAAAAGGTATGTAAAGGATAAGAAAAAAATGGGTTTTGATAGTTCTTCATTAAAATCATCTAAAACCATGGAAAATAACTCTGTGGTGGGGAAAAAATCAAAGAAAGATAAGGCTAATTCACCTGTAGTACACTTAAGGGTTCAATTGGATATGTGTTCAAAAAGAGGGGATGTAATGGGGGCTATTCAGCTATATGATAAAGCTATAAAAGAAGGGATTACAATGGGGCAATATCATTATGCTGTGCTTTTGTATCTTTGTTCTTCTGCAGCTATGGGTATTGTTCAACCTGCTAAAAGTGGTAGTGGTAACAGACCTGTTTTAAACAATGGTAAATTGGTTGATTTTGATAATAGTTTAGCAAATGGGTCTACAAAGCCTTATTATTTAGAAGATGATGAGATTTGGGTAAGTGAAGATGTTAAGAAACATGCATTGGTTAAGGGATTTGAGATATACGAGACGATGTGTTCAAACAATGTACCGATGAACGAAGCGACATTAACATCTGTAGCAAGAATGGCAATGTCAATGGGAGATGGTGATATGGCATTTGATATGGTAAAACAAATGAAACCATTAGGTATAAATCCTAGATTACGATCTTATGGTCCTGCTTTATCTGTTTTTTGTAGTACCGGAGATGTTAACAAAGCGTTCGAAGTCGAGAAACATATGTTGGAACATGGTGTTCAACCCGAAGAGCCTGAATTAGAAGCACTTTTAAGAGTTAGTGTAGAGGCTGGAAAAGGTGATAAAGTGTATTATTTATTGCATAAATTAAGAACAAGTGTGAGGAAAATATCACCTTCTACTGCTGATATAATTGTTAGATGGTTCGAGAGTAAAGCAGCCTCGAGAGTGGGGAAACGACGAATAGACCAAAAGTTAATAAAGGAAGCAATCGAAAATGCTGGCGGAGGTTGGCACGGACAAGGTTGGTTAGGTAAAGGAAAATGGAGTATATCATATACAGTTGTTGGTGATGATGCTTTATGTAAATGTTGTGGTGATAAGTTGGCTTTAATCGATCTCGATCCTATAGAAACCGAGAAGTTTGCCGAATCAGTTGCTTCTATAGCTATAAAACGAGAGAAGAACTTCAGTTTTCAAAAGTTTCAA aAATGGCTTGACTACTATGGACCGTTTGAAGCTGTGGTTGATGCGGCTAATGTTGGTCTTTTCAGCCAGAAAAGATTCATGCCATCAAAGGTCAATGCTGTTGTTAATGCGATACGACAGAAACTTCCATCAAGGAGATGGCCACTTATTGTTTTGCATAACAAACGGATCACTGGACGGAAGATGGATGAACCGGTAAATAAAGCATTAATTGAGAAGTGGAAAAATGCCGATGCTCTATATTCAACACCAACCGGTTCCAATGATGATTG GTACTGGTTGTATGCAGCTATCAAGTTTAAGTGCTTAATTGTGACTAACGATGAGATGAGAGACCATACCTTTCAACTTTTGGGAAATGAATTCTTTCCGAAATGGAAAGAAAGGCATCAA GTGCATTTCAGTTTCTCAAACACCAGTCCAGTATTTTACATGCCTCCTCCATGTTCAGTAGTAATTCAG GAATCAGAGAAAGGCCACTGGCATATTCCCATTGCATCGGAACTCGATTATGATTCTGAAAGAACATGGTTATGCATTAGACGAGCTAACTCACATGCGGTGAAGGAAGATTCCGTAGCCATAACTGAAG ATTCGCAGTCTCTTAACCGTAACAAGGAACATACCAAGTCAACTACTCAAACCGTAGTTAACTCGAATTTCCTGCCATTAAACAATGGAAACTATGATAAACCACGAAAGCTAGCTGAGGAAATGTACAAAAACATCACCAGTATTTCGTTTGCTTCTGTCTCCTCCGATCAACACACAGTTCTATCAGAAATAGAAACTGCAGAGATGCTTGGCAACTGTGTAATCGACTTTCAAATATGA